In Mobula birostris isolate sMobBir1 unplaced genomic scaffold, sMobBir1.hap1 scaffold_838, whole genome shotgun sequence, a genomic segment contains:
- the LOC140193773 gene encoding LOW QUALITY PROTEIN: testis-specific serine/threonine-protein kinase 4-like (The sequence of the model RefSeq protein was modified relative to this genomic sequence to represent the inferred CDS: inserted 1 base in 1 codon) produces the protein MANSQAKVVSSILEKHGYQLGRYLGKGAYAIVWEAYFRKWKTNVAVKVLLKEKAETEFLTKFLPXEIQVWKTLKHPNLVAFYQSIETTNRVYIMLELAPGGEVMDRIRQRGACEEQLAGRWFEQLCQGMAYIHSRGVVHRDLKLENLLLDQNENIKISDFGFCRVSALDSGSVRQPQLSETYCGSYAYVPPEVLQGIPYNPFLSDVWSMGVILFTMVTGKLPFDDSNLRRLLKQMLRGPIFTSKHRNISTECKELILRILTHATSRCSMVDLFSHHWVLSFLTEQPVDVLIGIENLYLPPSRMRNRLSALPWLKAGSNQS, from the exons ATGGCCAACTCGCAAGCCAAGGTGGTGTCGAGCATCCTGGAGAAGCACGGCTACCAGCTGGGACGCTACCTGGGCAAGGGCGCGTACGCCATCGTCTGGGAGGCCTACTTTCGGAAGTGGAAGACCAACGTGGCCGTCAAGGTCCTGCTGAAGGAGAAAGCCGAGACGGAGTTCCTGACCAAGTTCCTGC GGGAGATCCAGGTGTGGAAGACCCTCAAGCACCCCAACCTGGTCGCCTTCTACCAGTCCATCGAGACCACCAACAGGGTGTACATCATGCTGGAGCTGGCGCCCGGCGGCGAGGTGATGGACCGCATCCGGCAGAGGGGCGCCTGCGAGGAGCAGCTGGCGGGCCGGTGGTTCGAGCAGCTGTGCCAGGGCATGGCCTACATCCACAGCCGCGGCGTGGTGCACAG GGACCTGAAGCTGGAGAACCTGCTCCTGGACCAGAATGAGAACATCAAGATCTCGGACTTTGGCTTCTGCAGGGTGTCGGCCCTGGACTCGGGCAGCGTGAGGCAGCCGCAGCTCAGTGAGACCTACTGCGGCAGCTACGCCTACGTGCCCCCCGAGGTGCTGCAGGGAATCCCCTACAACCCCTTCCTGTCGGATGTCTGGAGCATGGGGGTCATCCTCTTCACCATGGTCACCGGAAAGCTGCCCTTCGACGACTCCAACCTCCGGCGGCTGCTTAAGCAGATGCTGCGTGGACCCATCTTCACCAGCAAGCACAGGAACATTTCCACCGAGTGCAAG gagCTGATCCTGAGGATCCTCACCCACGCCACCTCCCGCTGCTCCATGGTGGATCTGTTCAGCCACCACTGGGTGCTGAGCTTCCTGACAGAGCAGCCGGTGGACGTGCTGATCGGCATAGAGAACCTCTACCTGCCGCCCAGCCGCATGAGGAACCGTCTCAGCGCCCTGCCCTGGCTCAAGGCGGGGAGCAACCAGTCctga